A portion of the Krasilnikovia cinnamomea genome contains these proteins:
- the nuoI gene encoding NADH-quinone oxidoreductase subunit NuoI, translating into MGTFTGSFKGFGVTFAHMFRKVITTDYPFSPPTPAPRYHGRHILNRHPDGLEKCIGCELCAWACPADAIYVQGGDNTEEMRFSPGERYASVYQINYTRCIFCGLCIEACPTRSLTMSNEYELARDSRQDLIFTKEQLLAPLLPGMEQPPHPMRLGDTDVDYYVGALTNPGTSAGAERAPTSETGTKGGA; encoded by the coding sequence GTGGGGACGTTCACGGGCTCGTTCAAGGGCTTCGGGGTGACCTTCGCGCACATGTTCCGCAAGGTCATCACGACCGACTATCCGTTCTCGCCGCCCACCCCGGCGCCGCGCTACCACGGCCGGCACATCCTGAACCGGCACCCGGACGGCCTGGAGAAGTGCATCGGCTGCGAGCTGTGCGCGTGGGCCTGCCCCGCCGACGCGATCTACGTCCAGGGTGGCGACAACACCGAGGAGATGCGCTTCTCCCCGGGTGAGCGGTACGCGTCGGTCTACCAGATCAACTACACCCGGTGCATCTTCTGCGGCCTGTGCATCGAGGCGTGCCCGACCCGCTCGCTGACCATGAGCAACGAGTACGAGCTGGCCCGCGACTCCCGGCAGGACCTGATCTTCACGAAGGAGCAGCTGCTGGCGCCGCTGCTGCCGGGCATGGAGCAGCCGCCGCACCCGATGCGGCTCGGCGACACCGACGTGGACTACTACGTCGGCGCGCTGACCAACCCGGGCACCTCGGCGGGCGCCGAGCGCGCCCCGACGTCGGAGACCGGAACGAAGGGCGGGGCCTGA
- a CDS encoding NADH-quinone oxidoreductase subunit J: MGTIAAAAGQVSAAEAWGFWIMGSLAVIGALGMVLARNAVHSALWLVVTMLCLGFLYVVNAAPFLGMVQIIVYTGAIMMLFLFVLMLVGRDASDSLIETLRGQRVAAILLGIGFAILVATGLARSLGTSTVVGLEAANAGGNVQGIARLLFTNYVFAFEVTSALLITAAVGAMILAHVERAKDEIHDQVTRMKQRFHPGNHPGPKPGPGVYANTMSVAAPARLPDGNLSERSISPILPVRELTAREAAPKGTEE, from the coding sequence ATGGGTACGATCGCCGCCGCGGCCGGGCAGGTCTCCGCCGCCGAGGCCTGGGGCTTCTGGATCATGGGCAGCCTGGCCGTCATCGGCGCCCTGGGCATGGTGCTGGCCCGCAACGCGGTCCACTCCGCCCTGTGGCTGGTCGTGACGATGCTCTGCCTGGGCTTCCTGTACGTGGTCAACGCCGCGCCGTTCCTCGGCATGGTGCAGATCATCGTCTACACCGGCGCCATCATGATGCTGTTCCTGTTCGTGCTGATGCTGGTGGGCCGCGACGCCTCCGACTCGCTGATCGAGACGCTGCGCGGCCAGCGGGTCGCGGCGATCCTGCTGGGCATCGGCTTCGCCATCCTGGTCGCCACCGGCCTGGCCCGCTCGCTGGGCACCAGCACGGTCGTCGGCCTGGAGGCCGCGAACGCGGGCGGCAACGTCCAGGGCATCGCCCGGCTGCTGTTCACCAACTACGTCTTCGCGTTCGAGGTCACCTCCGCGCTGCTGATCACGGCGGCGGTCGGCGCCATGATCCTGGCCCACGTCGAGCGGGCCAAGGACGAGATCCACGACCAGGTGACCCGCATGAAGCAGCGGTTCCACCCGGGCAACCACCCGGGTCCCAAGCCCGGCCCCGGCGTGTACGCCAACACGATGTCCGTGGCCGCGCCGGCCCGCCTGCCCGACGGCAACCTGTCCGAGCGCAGCATCTCGCCGATCCTGCCCGTACGTGAGCTCACGGCGCGCGAGGCGGCCCCGAAGGGAACAGAAGAGTGA
- the nuoK gene encoding NADH-quinone oxidoreductase subunit NuoK, with protein MTPDYYLVLAAILFTIGATGVLIRRNAIVLFMCIELMLNAANLALITFSRINGGLDGQIMAFFVMVVAAAEVVVGLAIIMSIFRTRRSASVDDANLLKY; from the coding sequence GTGACTCCCGACTACTACCTCGTCCTCGCGGCGATCCTGTTCACCATCGGGGCCACCGGGGTGCTGATCCGCCGCAACGCGATCGTGCTGTTCATGTGCATCGAGCTGATGCTGAACGCCGCCAACCTGGCCCTGATCACCTTCAGCCGGATCAACGGTGGCCTGGACGGGCAGATCATGGCGTTCTTCGTCATGGTCGTCGCGGCGGCCGAGGTCGTGGTCGGCCTGGCCATCATCATGTCGATCTTCCGGACCCGGCGGTCGGCGAGCGTCGACGACGCCAACCTCCTCAAGTACTGA
- the nuoL gene encoding NADH-quinone oxidoreductase subunit L, translating to MEQTVEYAQAVGPLRLLWLLVAIPLASAAILLLLGRKADKWGHWLGVLSVAVSFVLGLTFFIQLAFLTNKSVEQSLFDFIVVGGLKVDFGLLFDPLSGVFVLLITGVGSLIHLYAVGYMAHDEGRRKFFGYFNLFTAAMLLLVLGNNYVMLYFGWEGVGLASYLLISFWYTRPSAATAGKKAFLMNRVGDAGLVIGIFLMFATLGSTQYSDVFNGVSALSSTTVLVMGLLLLLGACGKSGQFPLQAWLPDAMEGPTPVSALIHAATMVTAGVYLIARSNPIFSANHTLQTVVVTVGALTLLIGCIIGAAKDDIKRVLAWSTVSQIGYMFLGVGLGGGAYALAIVHLLAHGFFKANMFLGAGSVMHGMHDQVDIRRFGGLYKYMRWTWITFMMGWLAIIGMFPFSGFFSKEPIIVAAFEREGWTAWLYGMAALIGAGLTAFYMTRLFILTFHGPKRWTDDIKEPHESPYIMTVPLMLLALGSIGAGGLLATSVPEWLEPVFGPEPHAGEPVLPHWAITTLSLGLVVIGTGIAYLLFRNGTAKQEQPAGVVVTAARRNLYTDAFNEAVFEKPGIFLTRALVFFDNKGIDGVVNGIAASVGGSSGRLRRLQTGFVRSYALSMLTGAVVVVGAFLVIQLGWFS from the coding sequence GTGGAACAGACAGTGGAGTACGCCCAAGCGGTGGGCCCGCTGCGCCTGCTCTGGCTGCTGGTAGCCATCCCGCTGGCCAGCGCGGCCATCCTGCTGCTGCTGGGGCGCAAGGCCGACAAGTGGGGGCACTGGCTCGGGGTGCTGTCGGTCGCCGTCAGCTTCGTGCTCGGCCTGACCTTCTTCATCCAGCTCGCCTTCCTGACCAACAAGTCGGTCGAGCAGAGCCTGTTCGACTTCATCGTGGTCGGCGGGTTGAAGGTGGACTTCGGGTTGCTCTTCGACCCGCTGTCCGGGGTTTTCGTGCTGCTGATCACGGGCGTCGGCTCCCTGATCCACCTGTACGCGGTCGGGTACATGGCGCACGACGAGGGCCGCCGGAAGTTCTTCGGCTACTTCAACCTCTTTACCGCCGCGATGCTGCTGCTGGTCCTCGGCAACAACTACGTGATGCTCTACTTCGGCTGGGAGGGCGTCGGCCTGGCGTCGTACCTGCTGATCTCGTTCTGGTACACCCGGCCGTCGGCGGCCACCGCGGGCAAGAAGGCGTTCCTGATGAACCGGGTCGGCGACGCCGGCCTGGTGATCGGCATCTTCCTGATGTTCGCCACCCTGGGCTCCACCCAGTACTCCGACGTGTTCAACGGGGTCAGCGCGCTCAGCTCGACCACGGTCTTGGTCATGGGCCTGCTCCTGCTGCTCGGCGCGTGCGGCAAGTCCGGCCAGTTCCCGCTGCAGGCGTGGTTGCCGGACGCGATGGAGGGCCCGACCCCGGTGTCCGCCCTGATCCACGCGGCGACCATGGTCACCGCCGGGGTCTACCTGATCGCCCGGTCGAACCCGATCTTCTCCGCGAACCACACCCTGCAGACCGTCGTGGTCACCGTCGGTGCCCTGACGCTGCTGATCGGCTGCATCATCGGCGCGGCCAAGGACGACATCAAGCGGGTCCTCGCCTGGTCCACGGTCAGCCAGATCGGCTACATGTTCCTCGGCGTCGGCCTGGGTGGCGGCGCGTACGCGCTGGCGATCGTCCACCTGCTGGCGCACGGCTTCTTCAAGGCCAACATGTTCCTCGGCGCCGGTTCCGTGATGCACGGCATGCACGACCAGGTCGACATCAGACGCTTCGGCGGGCTGTACAAGTACATGCGCTGGACCTGGATCACCTTCATGATGGGCTGGCTGGCGATCATCGGCATGTTCCCGTTCTCCGGGTTCTTCTCCAAGGAGCCGATCATCGTGGCCGCCTTCGAGCGCGAAGGCTGGACCGCCTGGCTGTACGGCATGGCCGCGCTGATCGGCGCGGGGCTCACCGCGTTCTACATGACCCGGCTGTTCATCCTCACGTTCCACGGCCCGAAGCGGTGGACGGATGACATCAAGGAGCCGCACGAGTCGCCGTACATCATGACCGTGCCGCTGATGCTGCTGGCGCTCGGCTCGATCGGGGCGGGCGGGCTGCTGGCCACGTCCGTCCCGGAGTGGCTGGAGCCGGTGTTCGGCCCCGAGCCGCACGCGGGCGAGCCGGTCCTCCCGCACTGGGCGATCACCACGCTGTCGCTGGGGCTGGTCGTCATCGGTACGGGCATCGCGTACCTGCTGTTCCGTAACGGCACCGCGAAGCAGGAGCAGCCCGCGGGCGTGGTGGTCACCGCCGCCCGACGCAACCTGTACACCGACGCCTTCAACGAGGCGGTCTTCGAGAAGCCGGGCATCTTCCTCACCCGGGCCCTGGTCTTCTTCGACAACAAGGGCATCGACGGGGTGGTCAACGGCATCGCGGCGAGTGTCGGCGGGAGCTCCGGCCGGTTGCGCCGGCTGCAGACCGGCTTCGTGCGTTCGTACGCCCTGTCCATGCTCACCGGGGCCGTCGTGGTCGTCGGTGCGTTCCTCGTCATCCAGCTGGGGTGGTTCTCGTGA